The genomic window GGTGGAGGACCCTTCCCCGACCTCCACATGTGCTTCGTGGCGTACTCCGGCGCAGGAGATGGAGAGGGGTATCGCACCCGGCTCGGAGGAGAGGAACTCGACGTGAATGTCGAGGAGGCAGTCGTCCCCCTCCCAGCGCTGATCCGTATGCACGCACCGTATGTAGCCCTCGGAGGCGTCGATGAGTCCCACTCCGCCGTAGATCCCGGCCACCATGAGGCAGGGGCCCCAGTCCCACCCCGCATGACACTGGGCCTTGCGGACCAAGTTTCTGTGGGGGGACTGCACAGGATGAGAGGTGTGGGGAATGGGATAGGGGAGTCGCCCGGCCCTTTCCACGGCCGTTCGCTCCGCTGAACGGATGAGCACCTCGATGGTGTTCTCGCCTTCTCTGAGATACTCCCCTATCCGGAGTTCCACGGGAAGGAACATGTTCTCTCCCCTTCCTGCGGAGTGGCCGTTTATGAGTACCTCGCAGATGGTATCGATGCTCTCTGCCCTGAAGAATACAGGCCCCCTGGGGATCTCCGAAAGGGACACGGTGGTGGAGAGCCTCCAGTCCTCGCGGCCTACCCACTGGACTTCGAGCTCATTGGTGCCCTGGTAGGGATCGGGGATGATCCCGGCTTGGATGAGCGCGGAGTGCACGTCCCCCGGTACCTCCATGGGGACCTCGGGGAGGTCCCTGGTGATGCAGGAGAGGTTCCAGGTTCCGCTCAGGTCGATGTATTTCATACTATCTCCTTCTTTTCGAAAACTAATATATCAGTTTCCTGGTCATGGCATGTCTTTGACCATGTGGGAAATGTATGATATATTGTCTGAGCCTTCGTATCAACCAGTCAAAAAGATGGGAGTGATGGATCATGAATGGAAAACGTCGAACCAAGATAGAGAACATGGGACTCATCCTCCAACAGATCTGGTACGAGGAGGGAATCAGTAGGATCGAAATCGCAAAACGTGTGGGACTCAATAAGTCCACGGTGACGAACCTCGTGGCCGAGCTCATCGAACTGGGGTTGGTGGAAGAGAGGGCACAGAAGAACGTGGTCTCTACCGGGGGGAGGAAACCCATAGCACTGGGATTGAACAAGGAGTATGGGGTCGTCATCGGTGTAGGGGTCCAGGCCGAGGCCATGAGGGCGGTGACCGTGGATCTGGCCGGGACCGTGCTCCTCAAGTGGCAAAAGGATACCGGCCCCATCACCCGGAGAAACTTCATCCCCCTCTTCCTGGAGGCCATGGAGGAACTCTCGAGGATCCTCGAGGAGAAGGGTTACGTCCATGTGCTGGGTGTAGGGATAGGGGCCGGAGGTATCATCAACCCCGAGGACGGGAGTATCGTCTATTCCATCCCTCTCTCCATCTATGAGCCGTTTCAGGTGTGTGCAGAGCTCGCGGAGTTCCTGGATGTTCCCGTCTTCGTGGAGAACGATTCCAATTCCTGCGCATGGGGGGAGCTCGCCTTCAAGAAGGGCGAGTCCTACAAGGATTTCATCTTCGTGCTCGTGGAGTTCAAGGAGGAGCGGTCTCACATCAAGGATTTCGGGGGTGTGGGCGTCGGGTTCGGGATCGTCCTGGACGGCCGCCTCCATTACGGGCACACGTTTTCCGCGGGGGAATTCAGATCGGTCTTCTCCGAGGGGACCATGCCCTCCCAGTTCTCCCTCTCCCCCGAGGAGCTCGCTCAACTTCCCCACAACAGGGTGCTGCTCAACAAGTTCCTCCACGAACTGTTCTCGAATCTCGCGTGTATCGTCAACACCCTCAATGTGTCCCATGTCTTCTTCGGCGGGGATATCGAGGGTCTGGGGGAGGAGATCTGCGATACGTTCATGTCGTATGTAAGAAGGAATTGGATGTATCCCCTCCCCATCCCATGTAACGTCTCTCTCTCCTCGCTCCATGATTTCGCCGTGGCGTACGGTGCCGCGGGGATGATTCTCGACAGGATCTTCAGGAACCGTCTCCACCAGAGCTTCTGGGACAAGAGGGGGGACAAGGCGTTTCTCCCGGTCCTCGTACGGCATACGCTCCCCCTTGTGAAACGGAGTCGGGCATAGGTGCATCTCTCATTCGGTGAGGAGTATCCTCTCGGGCAGGCCGCCGTCCTCTCTCGTGCTGTGTACGAGGGGGGAGGGCGAGAAGAGGTTGTTCCTGGCGGGGATGGGGAGGGGGACGGACAGGGGATCGAGGAGGATGTCGGAGGTGTTGCCTTGGAAGCGGTTGCCTCCCCGGCTGCCGAGCGGCCCTCCTCCCAAGTCGAGTACCGAGCCGGGGTTTTCCCGGAGGGTGAGCGCCGTGCCGAGCTGGGTGAAGGTGTCGTCTTCGAGGAGGAGGGAGGGGCTGCCGGTGGTGAGGAGGATCCCCCGGGTGACGCCGCTGAAGGTGGTGTTCCGAATCACGATCCGCGGGTTTCCCCGCGCGATGACGGCGGTGGGAGAGAGGGGGCGGGGACGGGTCGGGCCCATGTAGAAGTAGCTGTCCTCTATGGTGAGGGTGGTCGGTCCC from Spirochaeta thermophila DSM 6192 includes these protein-coding regions:
- a CDS encoding ROK family transcriptional regulator — its product is MNGKRRTKIENMGLILQQIWYEEGISRIEIAKRVGLNKSTVTNLVAELIELGLVEERAQKNVVSTGGRKPIALGLNKEYGVVIGVGVQAEAMRAVTVDLAGTVLLKWQKDTGPITRRNFIPLFLEAMEELSRILEEKGYVHVLGVGIGAGGIINPEDGSIVYSIPLSIYEPFQVCAELAEFLDVPVFVENDSNSCAWGELAFKKGESYKDFIFVLVEFKEERSHIKDFGGVGVGFGIVLDGRLHYGHTFSAGEFRSVFSEGTMPSQFSLSPEELAQLPHNRVLLNKFLHELFSNLACIVNTLNVSHVFFGGDIEGLGEEICDTFMSYVRRNWMYPLPIPCNVSLSSLHDFAVAYGAAGMILDRIFRNRLHQSFWDKRGDKAFLPVLVRHTLPLVKRSRA